The window CCGGGAGCTGATCGACGGTCACATGAACACGTTGTCCAGCGAGCTGCCGCGGCGACACATCGACCATATCCTGGTCGACACGTCCAAGCCGCTGGACCTGGCCCTCTTCGAATACCTGTCGCTGCGCGTCAAGCTCAGCAGGGTGCGGTGAGCCGATGTCGTTTCTGACGCCCCTGTTCCTCGGCGGTCTGCTGGCAGCGCTGGTGCCGGTGCTGATCCACCTGATCCAACGGGACCGCAAGACGGTGGTGCGCTTCCCGTCGCTGATGTTCCTGGAGCGGATTCCCTTCCGCTCGGTGCGGCGTCAGACCATCCGCAACTGGCCTCTGTTCCTGATGCGGCTCGCGGCCGTGATCCTGCTGGTGCTCGCCTTCGCGCGACCGTTCTTCAGCAGCAGCGCCGCGGAACTGGCCGCCGGGGGTCCGCTGGAGCGCGTGGTGCTCATCGACCGCTCCTACAGCCTGGCGTGGGAGGGATCGTTCGCCCGGGCCCTGGACCAGGCGCGCCAAGCGCTCGGGTCGCTCCAGGACGGCGACCGCGCCTCCGTGGTGGCCTTCGACGACGGAGCCGCGGTTCTGGCCCGCTCGGTGGACCCCACCACCGCCCTGCGCGCGTTGGAAGGACTGGCACCGGGCACCCGCACCACGCGGTTCCGGCCGGCCCTCGAGATCACGCAGGCCATCCTCGAGCAATCCCGACTCGGTCGCCGGGACGTGATCCTGATCTCGGACTTCCAGCGCCTGGCCTGGCGGGGCGACGAAGACATCGAGCTGCCGGGCGGTACCGAGCTCACACCGGTGAGCGTGCGGCCGGAGCGCCAGCGCAACGTGGCGCTGTGGACGGTGGCGCTGGAGCGCAGCCGCACCGCCGAGCGCGAGCGGGTGGAAGCCACGGCGCGCCTGGTGAACCTGGGGTCGGAGCCGGCGCACCCCACGGTGACCCTGGAGCTGGGTGGGCGCTCCTTGGAGACCCGCACCGTGGCGCTGGCCGGCGCGGGTTCGGGCGAGGCCACCGCGAACGTGACCTTCCAACCCTTCACGCTGCCGGGCGAGAACACGCTGGCCCGCGTCCGCATCGACGAGGACGACCTGGCCCCGGACAATACGTTCGACCTCGTCCTCGATCCGGAGGCCGCCCCATCGGTCCTGGTGGTGGAGCCCGGAGGCGCGCGCGCCAACGCCTCCTTGTACCTGACGCGCGCGCTCGAGATCGGTGGCGAGGTCCCGTTCCGCGTGGACGTGGTGCGGGCCAATCGGCTCACGCCGGCGATGATCGCCCAACACGCGGTGATCCTCTTCAACGGGGCGGGCGTGGAGGGCGATGCGGCCGGCAATGCGTTGCGCCAGCACGTCGAGAACGGCGGTGGTCTGCTCGTCGCGCTCGACGAGCGCTCGCGCTGGCCGGACGCCTATGCCGACCTGCTGCCCGGCCGCTTCGGCTCCGCCACCGACCGCTCCGGCGCGGCCCTGGGCTACCTGGACTACACGCACCCGGTGTTCGAGTTGTTCAGCCGGCCCCGGTCCGGCGACTTCACCGCGGCCCGATTCTTCCGGTACCGGACCCTGACGCCGGACTCGACCGCCGACGTGCTGGCGCGCTTCGACGACGGCGGCGTAGCGCTGGCGGAGAGGCGCGTGGGACTGGGCCGCAGCCTGGTCTGGACCACCGGGCTGGACAACTTCTGGAACGATCTGGCGCTGCAGCCGGTGTACCTGCCGTTCGTGCACGCGCTGGTACAGCACCTGTCCGGTAGGAGCAACCAGACCCCGTCGTATACCGTCGGAGAGGTGGTGGATCTGGCCGCCGAGGACAGCGGCGAGAACGAGGGCGAGTGGCTGGTCCTCACACCTTCGGGACGGCCCCTCACGGTCAACGCCGACGAGACGGGGGCCCGCTTCCTGATGCTGGACGAGGCCGGCGTCTACGAGGTTCGCCACCGCCAGGACGGTC is drawn from Gemmatimonadota bacterium and contains these coding sequences:
- a CDS encoding BatA domain-containing protein, translated to MSFLTPLFLGGLLAALVPVLIHLIQRDRKTVVRFPSLMFLERIPFRSVRRQTIRNWPLFLMRLAAVILLVLAFARPFFSSSAAELAAGGPLERVVLIDRSYSLAWEGSFARALDQARQALGSLQDGDRASVVAFDDGAAVLARSVDPTTALRALEGLAPGTRTTRFRPALEITQAILEQSRLGRRDVILISDFQRLAWRGDEDIELPGGTELTPVSVRPERQRNVALWTVALERSRTAERERVEATARLVNLGSEPAHPTVTLELGGRSLETRTVALAGAGSGEATANVTFQPFTLPGENTLARVRIDEDDLAPDNTFDLVLDPEAAPSVLVVEPGGARANASLYLTRALEIGGEVPFRVDVVRANRLTPAMIAQHAVILFNGAGVEGDAAGNALRQHVENGGGLLVALDERSRWPDAYADLLPGRFGSATDRSGAALGYLDYTHPVFELFSRPRSGDFTAARFFRYRTLTPDSTADVLARFDDGGVALAERRVGLGRSLVWTTGLDNFWNDLALQPVYLPFVHALVQHLSGRSNQTPSYTVGEVVDLAAEDSGENEGEWLVLTPSGRPLTVNADETGARFLMLDEAGVYEVRHRQDGPAVRRIAANVDRSESALTTVDPEVVVAAVGSTQPAGVPAETERDPVEVRRAQEARSGVGWYLLLAVFGLLALETTVSNRASRRPA